A genomic window from Acidobacteriota bacterium includes:
- the mutM gene encoding bifunctional DNA-formamidopyrimidine glycosylase/DNA-(apurinic or apyrimidinic site) lyase produces MPELPEVEVLRRSLEPRLRGEHIDRVEVRAPALREPLDPATLHQLTADRTVLSLGRRSKYLLIHLSQGSTLVIHLGMSGRLTLVDGDAPVEPHEHLAWHLSSGRRLRLRDPRRFGQAFALPTAQLPRHRRFVHLGVEPLEDEFSGETLEQAAVGRRGPVKTFLMDAGVVVGVGNIYAAEALHRAGIHPRRSVARISSARWQRLAEAVREVLANAITEGGTTLNDFADADGQAGYFQVSLEVYGREGDPCRRCGRTLKRIVQSNRSTFYCPGCQR; encoded by the coding sequence ATGCCCGAGCTACCCGAAGTGGAAGTCCTGCGCCGGAGCCTCGAGCCTAGGCTGCGAGGGGAGCACATCGACCGTGTCGAGGTGCGGGCACCGGCGCTGCGGGAGCCCCTCGATCCGGCCACCCTCCACCAGCTCACCGCCGACCGCACGGTGCTCTCCCTCGGCCGGCGCTCCAAGTACTTGCTGATTCATCTCTCTCAGGGCTCGACGTTGGTGATTCATCTGGGCATGAGCGGGCGCCTGACCCTGGTGGACGGCGACGCGCCGGTGGAGCCCCACGAGCACCTGGCCTGGCATCTAAGCTCGGGCCGCCGCCTGAGGCTGAGGGATCCGCGACGCTTCGGCCAAGCCTTCGCCCTGCCCACGGCGCAGCTCCCCCGCCACCGTCGATTCGTTCATCTCGGCGTGGAGCCGCTGGAAGACGAGTTCTCCGGCGAAACCCTCGAACAAGCCGCGGTGGGGCGGCGGGGCCCGGTGAAGACCTTCCTCATGGACGCCGGCGTGGTGGTCGGAGTCGGCAATATTTACGCCGCCGAGGCCCTGCATCGCGCCGGCATCCACCCTCGGCGCTCCGTCGCCCGCATCTCCAGCGCCCGTTGGCAGCGGCTGGCGGAAGCAGTCCGGGAAGTCCTCGCCAACGCCATCACCGAGGGCGGCACCACTCTCAACGACTTCGCCGACGCCGATGGCCAGGCGGGCTATTTCCAAGTCTCTCTGGAAGTCTACGGCCGCGAAGGAGACCCCTGCCGCCGCTGTGGCCGGACCCTCAAACGCATCGTGCAATCGAATCGCAGCACCTTCTACTGCCCCGGCTGCCAGCGCTGA